In Streptomyces sp. NBC_00433, a single genomic region encodes these proteins:
- a CDS encoding copper homeostasis protein CutC: MSRPIFEVIALGADDAAAAEAGGADRLELVTDMAADGLTPSRATFGAIRAAVDIPLRVMLRLSDGFTTGGARQLDALCEAAQGLRSEGAEEFVLGFLDARGGADLDAVHALVDVLDGCRWTFHRAIDRAADRDAVRLQLAGLPGLDTYLTAGSADGVGAGMPVLCAEAARGGEPGYEPRLLVGGGLLLAHVPELRAAGLDAFHVGGAVRAGGWAGPVDVSAVRTWREVLDTSVAVG, translated from the coding sequence ATGTCTAGACCAATCTTCGAGGTGATCGCCCTCGGCGCGGACGACGCCGCAGCAGCAGAGGCCGGCGGCGCCGACCGCCTCGAACTGGTCACCGATATGGCCGCGGACGGCCTCACCCCTTCCCGCGCGACCTTCGGCGCGATCCGCGCCGCCGTCGACATCCCGCTGCGCGTGATGCTGCGGCTCTCCGACGGCTTCACCACGGGCGGCGCCCGCCAGCTCGACGCGCTCTGCGAGGCCGCGCAGGGCCTGCGGTCCGAGGGGGCTGAGGAATTCGTCCTGGGCTTCCTCGACGCCCGCGGCGGCGCGGACCTGGACGCCGTACACGCGCTCGTCGACGTACTCGACGGTTGCCGGTGGACCTTCCACCGGGCGATCGACCGGGCCGCCGACCGCGACGCGGTACGCCTCCAACTCGCCGGGCTCCCCGGCCTCGACACGTACCTGACCGCGGGCTCCGCGGACGGCGTCGGCGCGGGCATGCCCGTGCTGTGCGCGGAAGCCGCCCGCGGCGGCGAACCGGGCTACGAGCCCCGCCTCCTCGTGGGCGGCGGCCTCCTCCTCGCCCACGTCCCCGAGCTGCGCGCCGCGGGCCTCGACGCCTTCCACGTCGGCGGCGCGGTCCGCGCGGGCGGCTGGGCGGGCCCGGTGGACGTCAGCGCGGTCCGCACGTGGCGCGAGGTGCTCGACACCTCCGTCGCGGTGGGCTGA
- a CDS encoding class I SAM-dependent methyltransferase, whose product MRAHHIDRPADLDTVRESYDRVADNYADMVQTTGMGDIRRHPWLKASIDAFADTVGGLGPVLDVGCGPGTVTAYLDERGLDVSGVDLSSRMIENARRLHPQCRFSVSSATDLALEAESLGGVLGWWSLFNLPRDVLPQVLALFARALKPGGHFITGTHVGDEDALRTEAYGGVPVRWTTHKWRPEQLVALIEEAGLRPVAELRLPADEWSGPGVVIMAERPAEGTAPGA is encoded by the coding sequence ATGCGCGCACACCACATCGACCGCCCGGCGGACCTCGACACCGTCCGTGAGTCCTACGACCGGGTGGCGGACAACTACGCCGACATGGTGCAGACGACAGGCATGGGCGACATCCGCCGCCACCCCTGGCTCAAGGCGTCGATCGACGCCTTCGCCGACACGGTGGGCGGCCTCGGGCCCGTGCTCGACGTGGGCTGCGGGCCGGGGACGGTGACCGCCTACCTCGACGAGCGCGGGCTCGACGTGTCCGGAGTCGACCTCTCGTCCCGCATGATCGAGAACGCCCGCCGCCTCCACCCGCAGTGCCGCTTCAGCGTCTCCTCCGCCACCGATCTCGCGCTCGAAGCGGAGTCCCTCGGCGGTGTCCTCGGCTGGTGGTCGCTGTTCAACCTCCCCCGCGACGTCCTCCCGCAGGTGCTCGCCCTCTTCGCGCGCGCCCTGAAGCCCGGCGGCCACTTCATCACCGGGACGCACGTCGGCGACGAGGACGCGCTGCGTACGGAGGCGTACGGGGGAGTGCCCGTCCGCTGGACCACCCACAAGTGGCGCCCGGAGCAGCTCGTGGCCCTGATAGAGGAGGCCGGCCTGCGGCCGGTCGCCGAACTGCGGCTTCCCGCGGACGAGTGGAGCGGC